From the genome of Desulfobacterales bacterium, one region includes:
- a CDS encoding kinase: MIITRTPFRISFFGGGTDYPVYYKEHGGSVLSTTINKYCYITCRYLPPFFEHKYLIRYSKNEVIQSIEEIQHPSVRECLKFVGIEKGIEMVHTADVPAMSGIGSSSSFTVGFLNAIYALQGKMVTKRKLALDAIYVEQELIKEHVGSQDQVAASFGGFNKIDFGGNEEIFVQPITITEEKLQYLQDRLLFYFTGFARFSSDIAKEQIKQTPKKITELSHMKEMVDESIRILNGRAENIDNFGKLLHESWKLKRSLTSKITNDKIDEIYEAGIRSGATGGKICGAGGGGFILFFVPPEKKIDLKKKLKNFLNVPFRFENIGTHVVHYSM; the protein is encoded by the coding sequence ATGATAATTACTAGAACTCCTTTTCGTATTTCTTTTTTTGGGGGAGGTACAGACTATCCAGTTTATTATAAGGAACATGGTGGCTCTGTTTTAAGCACGACAATTAACAAATATTGCTATATTACGTGCCGTTATCTTCCACCTTTTTTTGAACATAAGTACTTAATTCGCTACTCCAAAAATGAAGTTATTCAATCCATAGAGGAGATTCAACATCCTTCAGTTCGTGAATGCCTGAAGTTTGTAGGTATTGAAAAAGGTATTGAAATGGTTCATACAGCAGATGTGCCTGCCATGTCAGGTATAGGTTCGAGTTCGTCTTTTACAGTTGGTTTCCTCAATGCAATCTACGCATTACAAGGGAAAATGGTTACAAAACGCAAACTCGCACTTGATGCTATTTATGTAGAACAAGAGCTTATTAAAGAACATGTCGGATCGCAAGATCAGGTAGCTGCATCATTTGGAGGATTTAACAAAATAGATTTCGGAGGAAATGAAGAAATTTTTGTCCAACCGATTACTATAACAGAAGAAAAACTACAGTATCTTCAAGATCGTCTTCTTTTTTATTTCACAGGATTTGCCAGATTCTCATCAGATATCGCTAAAGAACAAATTAAGCAGACTCCAAAAAAAATTACAGAATTAAGTCATATGAAAGAAATGGTGGATGAATCTATTCGGATTTTAAACGGAAGAGCAGAGAACATAGATAATTTCGGGAAATTGCTTCATGAGTCATGGAAACTCAAAAGAAGCCTAACCTCGAAAATTACTAACGACAAAATTGACGAAATTTACGAAGCTGGTATAAGGTCAGGTGCAACTGGTGGCAAAATTTGCGGAGCAGGAGGAGGAGGTTTCATTTTATTTTTCGTACCACCTGAAAAAAAAATAGACCTTAAAAAAAAATTAAAAAATTTTCTAAATGTGCCTTTTAGGTTTGAAAACATAGGTACACATGTGGTTCATTATTCGATGTAA
- a CDS encoding dTDP-4-dehydrorhamnose 3,5-epimerase family protein: MIIEKVNLENVLLVKPDVFEDHRGQYLETYNEKLYYDNGINVKFIQDDISVSSKHVLRGIHGDAETWKLISCLYGKFYLVVVNCDTKSKIFGKWQSFVLSEYNRHQVLVPPKYGNAHLVLSEKAIFHYKQNTYYNPKGQFTYTWNDSRLNIWWPIKNPILSQRDEFGHFLD; encoded by the coding sequence ATGATAATTGAAAAAGTTAATCTTGAAAACGTATTGCTTGTTAAACCTGATGTATTTGAAGACCATCGTGGACAATATCTTGAAACATATAATGAAAAGCTTTATTATGATAATGGAATTAATGTAAAATTTATTCAGGATGATATTTCTGTATCAAGCAAGCACGTTCTTAGAGGTATCCACGGTGATGCTGAAACATGGAAACTTATTTCCTGCCTCTACGGTAAGTTTTATCTGGTAGTTGTGAACTGTGATACAAAATCAAAAATTTTTGGTAAGTGGCAGTCTTTTGTCCTTTCCGAATACAATAGACATCAGGTATTAGTTCCTCCAAAATATGGTAATGCTCACCTGGTATTAAGTGAAAAGGCGATTTTTCATTATAAACAAAACACTTATTACAATCCTAAAGGTCAGTTTACCTATACTTGGAATGATTCCAGACTCAATATTTGGTGGCCCATAAAAAATCCTATACTTTCTCAGAGAGATGAATTTGGGCATTTCTTGGATTAA